A single window of Eucalyptus grandis isolate ANBG69807.140 chromosome 1, ASM1654582v1, whole genome shotgun sequence DNA harbors:
- the LOC104426933 gene encoding uncharacterized protein LOC104426933: protein MEPLPAKPGSPSSVRSVLVRALLAGVLLLLLRFAYVVTTAGESCRLADFCFLSPDDLNLVISASAVSAANTNANAVRSAAASPPRRIAGGSGGEDWASAVRFYGAAFRDLASEGFLPRGAAALCVESGSGQDVLALKEIGVADAIGVSRKAARPLVISGRPHRLPFRDGAFDFVFAGGGRFDGVPRPLDAAAEISRTLKPEGYAVFHVRANDTYSFDSFIDLFNCCRLVRSRDLAGFDTSLPKIREIVLKKVSDFSILSHPVKNSGGDSVNKCSVSDSRRKLIRDAEPLIVEEPLKPWITLKRNIKNIKYLPSMVDISFRNRYVYVDVGARGYGSSIVSWFRKQYPKQNKTFEVYAIEADEHFYEEYKSKKHVTLLPYAAWVKNETLSFEINRDPGQKSEDKGRGMGRIQPVQSSSDGEVAKIQGFDFAEWLKNTVSEKDFVVMKMDVEGTEFDLIPRLIETGAICLIDELFLECHYNRWQRCCPGERSSKYEKTYGQCLDLFTSLRQSGVLVHQWW, encoded by the coding sequence ATGGAGCCGCTCCCGGCCAAGCCCGGCTCCCCCTCCTCCGTCAGGAGCGTCCTCGTCCGTGCCCTCCTCGCcggcgtcctcctcctcctcctccgcttcGCCTACGTCGTCACCACCGCCGGCGAGTCCTGCCGCCTCGCCGACTTCTGCTTCCTCTCCCCCGACGACCTCAACCTCGTCAtctccgcctccgccgtctCCGCCGCCAACACCAACGCCAACGCCGTCCGGTCCGCCGCCGCCAGCCCCCCGCGCCGCATCgccggcggcagcggcggggAGGATTGGGCCTCGGCCGTCCGGTTCTACGGCGCCGCGTTCCGGGATTTGGCGTCGGAGGGGTTCCTGCCGCGGGGCGCCGCGGCCCTGTGCGTCGAGTCCGGGAGCGGGCAGGACGTGCTCGCCCTGAAGGAGATCGGCGTGGCGGACGCGATCGGGGTCTCGAGGAAGGCCGCCCGGCCGCTGGTGATCTCCGGCCGGCCGCACCGGCTGCCGTTCCGGGACGGCGCCTTCGACTTCGTGTTCGCCGGCGGGGGGCGGTTCGACGGGGTGCCGCGGCCGCTGGACGCCGCCGCCGAGATCTCCCGGACGCTGAAGCCCGAAGGGTATGCGGTTTTCCATGTGAGGGCTAACGATACGTACAGTTTCGATTCGttcattgatttgttcaattGCTGCCGGCTAGTGAGATCGCGTGATTTGGCCGGTTTTGATACTTCATTGCCTAAGATACGTGAGATTGTTCTGAAGAAAGTTAGCGATTTTAGCATTCTTAGCCACCCGGTGAAGAATTCGGGTGGCGATTCTGTGAATAAGTGCTCGGTCTCAGATAGTAGGCGGAAATTGATCCGGGACGCCGAGCCATTGATTGTAGAGGAGCCATTGAAGCCATGGATTACACTGAAGAGGAATATCAAGAACATAAAGTATCTGCCGTCCATGGTCGATATCAGTTTCAGGAATAGGTATGTTTATGTAGATGTCGGAGCTCGGGGTTACGGCTCTAGTATAGTCAGTTGGTTTAGAAAGCAATACCCGAAACAGAACAAGACCTTTGAAGTGTATGCTATCGAGGCCGACGAGCATTTCTACGAGGAATACAAGTCGAAAAAGCATGTCACTTTGCTGCCGTATGCTGCTTGGGTGAAGAACGAGACTCTGTCCTTCGAAATAAACCGAGACCCGGGTCAGAAATCCGAGGACAAAGGTAGAGGGATGGGCAGGATTCAGCCGGTTCAGTCCTCGAGCGATGGAGAGGTGGCTAAGATCCAGGGATTCGATTTCGCGGAATGGTTGAAGAACACAGTTTCGGAGAAGGATTTCGTGGTGATGAAGATGGATGTGGAGGGGACTGAGTTCGATTTGATCCCAAGGCTGATCGAGACTGGGGCTATCTGTTTGATCGACGAACTGTTTCTCGAGTGCCATTACAACAGATGGCAGAGATGCTGTCCTGGCGAGAGAAGCTCCAAGTACGAGAAAACGTATGGGCAATGCCTGGATCTCTTCACATCCCTGAGACAGAGTGGAGTTCTTGTTCATCAATGGTGGTAG
- the LOC120292061 gene encoding probable protein phosphatase 2C 73, whose protein sequence is MFCKRGRKGINQDTLTVWEDFNGEKGAFFCGVFDGHGPAGHRVAQHVRDQLPSKLSSVIQSLQNRGSRRDLDLVDKDDDGQENGEKERRGSNPGTCFLSSWEASFVKSFKEIDEELSLDSSIDSFCSGSTAVTMIKQGDHLVIANLGDSRAVLCTRGQKNQPVPIQLTVDLKPNIKSEADRIKKCKGRVFAMDEEPEVFRVWLPDENCPGLAMARAFGDFCLKDYGLISTPEVSYRKLTPDDEFVVLATDGVWDALSNAEVVRIVASTRKRSMAAKLLVAHAVLAWKTKYPGCKIDDCAVVCLFLKNGRPRSQSVVNNTSGGNPGRQDNAVGQKSGSNESEANPDTVLAAITDDAEESSTVDGVSRVDSLIRVPRPKAAALSRRNSAKKPKQIEVP, encoded by the exons ATGTTCTGCAAACGGGGAAGGAAAGGCATCAATCAAGACACCCTGACCGTGTGGGAG GACTTCAATGGTGAAAAAGGTGCATTCTTTTGCGGGGTGTTCGATGGCCATGGTCCAGCGGGTCATAGAGTTGCGCAGCATGTGCGTGACCAATTGCCGTCGAAGCTCTCTTCAGTGATCCAATCCTTGCAGAACAGGGGCAGTCGCAGGGACCTCGATCTCGTGGATAAAGATGACGATGGCCAAGAAAatggggagaaagaaagaaggggcAGCAATCCTGG GACATGCTTTCTCTCCTCATGGGAGGCTAGTTTTGTCAAATCCTTCAAAGAAATCGATGAAGAGCTTAGCCTTGACTCCTCCATTGACAGCTTCTGCAGCGGCTCAACTGCTGTAACCATGATTAAGCAG gGAGATCATCTTGTTATTGCCAATTTGGGAGATTCCCGAGCGGTTCTGTGCACTAGAGGCCAGAAAAATCAGCCTGTTCCCATCCAGCTCACCGTCGATCTGAAACCAAATATCAAAA GTGAAGCGGATAGAATCAAGAAATGCAAAGGCAGAGTCTTTGCCATGGATGAAGAGCCAGAAGTGTTCAGAGTATGGTTGCCCGACGAGAATTGCCCCGGTCTTGCAATGGCTCGGGCTTTCGGAGATTTCTGCTTGAAAGATTACGGCCTGATATCCACCCCTGAAGTGTCGTATAGAAAGCTTACACCAGATGATGAATTCGTGGTTCTAGCCACCGATGGG gTGTGGGATGCATTAAGCAATGCAGAGGTCGTGAGGATTGTTGCATCAACGAGGAAGAGATCCATGGCTGCTAAATTATTGGTTGCTCATGCTGTTCTGGCGTGGAAGACCAAGTATCCAGGATGTAAGATCGATGACTGCGCAGTCGTATGCTTGTTCCTCAAGAATGGTCGACCTCGGAGCCAATCCGTCGTCAACAATACTTCAGGTGGCAACCCAGGCCGGCAAGACAATGCAGTTGGTCAAAAATCCGGGTCCAACGAAAGCGAGGCAAACCCGGACACCGTGCTTGCTGCAATTACAGATGACGCGGAGGAGTCCTCTACAGTCGACGGCGTGAGCAGGGTCGATTCTCTCATCAGAGTTCCTCGTCCAAAGGCTGCTGCTTTGAGTCGGCGGAATTCGGCTAAGAAGCCTAAACAAATTGAAGTCCCTTAG